In one Umezawaea sp. Da 62-37 genomic region, the following are encoded:
- the lnt gene encoding apolipoprotein N-acyltransferase — translation MVATPVAAELPVADIPPSRRERDVRGFLLRVALSVAGGVLVYLSFPPRTVWWLAPLGFALLGWVLHGRRARAGFGFGVLFGLGFLVPLLAWTGEFVGAIAWLPLSLACAALIGLGTAAMAVVWKLPLAPLWGALLWVADEALRGVFPFGGFPWGKIAFGQPEGWYLPLAALGGAPLIGFAVVLTGFGAAAVARNFRDWPAALLVVVPLAAGLAANGVVGTDPSEGTAVVAAIQGNVPRAGLDFNSQRRAVLDNHVKRTEELAQDVANGKQEQPDLVIWPENSSDIDPFRNPDAAVRIQQAAEAIKAPIAVGAVVLGDDGLPRNTVILWDPVQGPIDQYTKRKLQPFGETMPYRSFFRIFTKLVDRANNFQPGTDPSGFTMGPAKVSLDTCYEVAFDEIVRENVKTGANLIAIPTNNATFGYTEMTYQQLSMSRVRAVEHGRAVVVAATSGVSAMVHPDGSVSQSTGMFTPAALVERLPLRGQTTLATRLGAWPEWVMSALGLLALAFCIAQTRRGARPEPDRGPGEEETDDGPAGAA, via the coding sequence GTGGTCGCAACCCCCGTGGCGGCGGAATTGCCCGTCGCCGACATCCCGCCCAGCCGTCGTGAGCGCGACGTGCGTGGATTCCTGCTCCGAGTCGCCCTCTCCGTCGCGGGTGGGGTGCTCGTCTACCTGAGTTTCCCGCCGCGCACGGTGTGGTGGTTGGCACCGCTCGGTTTCGCGTTGCTCGGGTGGGTGCTGCACGGCCGTCGGGCGCGGGCGGGATTCGGGTTCGGTGTCCTGTTCGGACTCGGGTTCCTGGTGCCGTTGTTGGCGTGGACCGGGGAGTTCGTCGGGGCGATCGCCTGGTTGCCCCTGAGCCTGGCCTGCGCGGCGCTGATCGGACTGGGGACCGCCGCGATGGCGGTGGTGTGGAAACTGCCCCTGGCGCCGCTCTGGGGCGCCCTGCTGTGGGTGGCCGACGAGGCGCTGCGCGGCGTGTTCCCGTTCGGCGGGTTCCCGTGGGGGAAGATCGCGTTCGGGCAGCCGGAGGGGTGGTACCTGCCGCTGGCGGCGTTGGGCGGCGCGCCGCTGATCGGGTTCGCGGTGGTGTTGACCGGGTTCGGGGCGGCGGCGGTCGCGCGGAACTTCCGGGACTGGCCCGCCGCGCTCCTGGTGGTCGTCCCGCTGGCGGCGGGACTGGCGGCGAACGGGGTGGTGGGCACCGATCCGAGCGAGGGCACCGCCGTGGTGGCGGCGATCCAGGGCAACGTGCCGAGGGCGGGGCTGGACTTCAACTCGCAGCGGCGGGCGGTGCTGGACAACCACGTCAAGCGCACCGAGGAACTCGCGCAGGACGTGGCGAACGGCAAGCAGGAGCAGCCGGACCTGGTGATCTGGCCGGAGAACTCCTCCGACATCGACCCGTTCCGCAACCCCGACGCCGCCGTCCGCATCCAGCAGGCGGCCGAGGCGATCAAGGCGCCCATCGCGGTGGGCGCGGTCGTCCTGGGCGACGACGGGCTGCCGCGCAACACGGTGATCCTCTGGGACCCGGTCCAGGGGCCGATCGACCAGTACACGAAGCGCAAGCTCCAGCCGTTCGGCGAGACGATGCCCTACCGGTCGTTCTTCCGGATCTTCACCAAGCTGGTCGACCGCGCGAACAACTTCCAGCCAGGCACCGACCCCAGCGGGTTCACGATGGGACCGGCGAAGGTGTCGCTCGACACCTGTTACGAGGTCGCCTTCGACGAGATCGTCCGGGAGAACGTGAAGACCGGGGCGAACCTGATCGCGATCCCCACGAACAACGCCACTTTCGGCTACACCGAGATGACCTACCAGCAGCTTTCGATGTCGCGGGTCCGCGCGGTGGAGCACGGCCGGGCCGTCGTGGTGGCGGCCACGAGCGGGGTCAGCGCGATGGTGCACCCGGACGGCTCGGTGAGCCAGAGCACGGGCATGTTCACCCCGGCCGCACTGGTCGAGAGGTTGCCGCTGCGCGGGCAGACTACGCTGGCCACTCGGCTTGGTGCTTGGCCCGAGTGGGTGATGTCCGCACTCGGGCTGCTGGCCTTGGCGTTCTGCATTGCCCAAACACGACGAGGAGCGCGTCCGGAGCCCGATCGGGGCCCCGGCGAGGAGGAAACGGATGACGGACCAGCAGGCGCAGCCTGA
- a CDS encoding polyprenol monophosphomannose synthase, with protein sequence MTDQQAQPDRELGPVLVVIPTYNERDNIGKIVKRLHAALPQVHALVVDDGSPDGTGQVVDDMVAADDRVHVLHRTEKAGLGAAYVAGFGWGLERGYEFLVEMDADGSHAPEDLPRMLDAAAGADLVIGSRYVTGGSVVNWPKSREVFSRGANLYSRIALGAPIKDITAGFRVYRAEVLRKLKLHNVASSGYCFQIDLSWRTHELGFRIVEVPITFTDRVIGESKMSGNVVREALIRVTKWGLRRRGNQLRSVFAPKAKTPSGTAK encoded by the coding sequence ATGACGGACCAGCAGGCGCAGCCTGACCGCGAGCTCGGGCCGGTGCTGGTGGTGATCCCGACCTACAACGAGCGGGACAACATCGGGAAGATCGTGAAGCGGTTGCACGCGGCCCTGCCGCAGGTGCACGCGCTCGTGGTCGACGACGGCAGCCCGGACGGGACCGGACAGGTCGTGGACGACATGGTGGCCGCGGACGACCGCGTCCACGTGCTGCACCGCACGGAGAAGGCGGGACTCGGCGCGGCGTACGTCGCGGGCTTCGGCTGGGGCTTGGAGCGCGGCTACGAGTTCCTCGTCGAGATGGACGCGGACGGCTCCCACGCCCCCGAGGACCTGCCGAGGATGCTCGACGCGGCCGCGGGCGCGGACCTGGTGATCGGCTCGCGCTACGTGACCGGCGGCAGCGTGGTGAACTGGCCCAAGTCCCGCGAGGTGTTCTCCCGCGGCGCGAACCTGTACTCGCGCATCGCGCTCGGCGCGCCGATCAAGGACATCACCGCGGGCTTCCGGGTGTACCGGGCCGAGGTGCTGCGCAAGCTCAAGCTGCACAACGTGGCGTCCTCGGGCTACTGCTTCCAGATCGACCTGTCGTGGCGCACCCACGAGCTCGGCTTCCGCATCGTCGAGGTGCCCATCACCTTCACCGACCGGGTGATCGGCGAGTCGAAGATGAGCGGCAACGTCGTGCGCGAAGCCCTGATCCGGGTCACCAAGTGGGGCCTGCGCCGCCGTGGCAACCAGCTGCGGTCCGTGTTCGCCCCCAAGGCGAAGACGCCCAGCGGCACCGCCAAGTAG
- a CDS encoding DUF3320 domain-containing protein: protein MQSEHGSPVSMSLETTSVISYAMAHNEVSVINRLVVDGVDEDVVGAVVRFDVVDAHGPLAEPHSRTLDLPGGRPVVLTDQRLALDPLAMARVEEQRPGVIRVWLEIDGVRRAEASVRVRVLAARQWSASPLALGLEMLAAHVMPNHPAVVELMGHVADRLLVTTGSPSLQGYQAGPDRVDDIARAVFDVLRTRGIRYSGPPASWADDGQKVRTPGEVLEDRVGTCLDLVVVAAAVLEQAGLGPLLWLVEGHAFLGYWREESSLDGAAQTDVADVVNLVDLGRIRLVETTLVTVRADSPPFRDSHRPPYDAYLTGDLDQVLGVVDVRQARRDRVVPLPARTTDAEGNAVISFYTPTASFWPEVASVARSGSGPRHAVAAPARVARWKNALLDLSLRNRLVNFTAGAGLPLVVPGERLGALEDVLHEGAAVALRASDEVTAVDRERGIRAGRDLPAEQLVDLLVNRRTVYADVAEAAYRTRLRGVAHKARTVLEETGANNLHLALGSLVWELDGRPLRSPLVLVPVVLAPSGRGGRYQLRLDEAGSSTPNYCLVEKLRQVHGLEIPGLAEPVLDDAGIDLDAAFRATREAIAERGLPFRVEPTADLAVLQFAKFRLWKDLDENWSAFTANPLVDHLVRSPADAFVDPVATSAVHDLEELAEKCPVPADASQLKAVAEAVAGRTFVLEGPPGTGKSQTITNLLVRAVAEGKKVLFVAEKRAALDVVRRRLDEVGMGPLCLDLHDKGSSPAAVREQVRRALEHVVVSDPPGLAARLDELRSARRALTRYAYQLHDRNPVGLSLYSARDAVLAIGEGVEAMPVSSAFLATASSDTATRMRKVLADLPDVAHRVRPRPDHPWAFVDDFRQPVVADVLPAARRADAALRALPRHDVVKAVREPEDLRSLAALLTDRTPLGVLDEVRTTRWAQAVDGVRRRVAEFAVLAHPGLDVVTPLVLDLPVGEVHAAAREAAATGFWGRRKRLAAVRDRLAAVLRPGAKVAPKRVVELTGELVALREGVDRLAVAVRQVPGLVLPAGWNPLTAEGREHLVRRVEWLRWAGSVVDPADPVRGRFAGPLRAFLATGAVLDPAPVVAAAAAVDDFARACRVGAGDIGKWAGEPGLVATWVAGAVERQLGDDRLGSLHRWLALLAHVEPLRDEHLDDARSRVLRGEVDPDEAVRSFELGLAEASVRERGGVAGMRSFDPAAHERAIARFVSVSGMVREHLRTALPRQVVRGREFDPAATGGRVGLLRRQLNRQRGGLRVRELMIQFGDLVTGALPCVLVSPDSVARFFPATAGQFDIVVFDEASQVRVADAIGAMGRAKSVVVVGDSRQMPPTSFAESAFDQEAPGDAVEDEESILTECVQARVPRQRLTWHYRSQDESLIAFSNHHYYDGSLASFPAPGARPDRGVSLVRVDGTFHRSGQDGPLRTNPVEAAAVVAEIRRRFDASPATVPSIGVVTFNQQQRTFVEGLLRDSGDPRIVEALDSDTEGLFVKNLENVQGDERDVVLFSTAFGVNKRGVLPLNFGPLNRAGGERRLNVAVTRARRQVVVFCSFDPDRLRAEETSSVGVRHLRTYLDMAAGIALPASSRWRAVVDRHRDEVASALRAAGLAVTTDLGSSEFRVDLALADPATPDVPVVAVLLDGPGWASRLTARDRDGLPVEVLEGRLGWPAVRRVWLPDWLDEPGAVVARLVTAVREPLAVAEPVREPPVPATVPVSVGVGVAVPDHASVFVPWAARVVGPVAVLDALPGSAAPVAAVVAEVVRVEGPVHVDRLVRLVAGAFGLARVAETRRAAILEVVGGLVVEHDVVWPAGMRPGEWSGFRRTPEGVERPFEHVPVREVVNALVSVARGAGGMPVAELRREVLGIFGGRRVTAGVGSRLDAAVEFGVRLGRLRVDPDDTVVAVQPT, encoded by the coding sequence GTGCAGTCGGAGCACGGGTCGCCGGTGTCCATGAGCCTGGAGACCACGTCGGTGATCAGCTACGCGATGGCCCACAACGAGGTCTCGGTGATCAACCGGCTGGTGGTCGACGGGGTCGACGAGGACGTCGTGGGCGCCGTCGTGCGGTTCGACGTCGTCGACGCCCACGGCCCGCTGGCGGAACCGCACAGCCGGACCCTCGACCTGCCCGGCGGGCGGCCCGTGGTACTCACCGACCAGCGACTGGCGCTCGACCCGCTGGCGATGGCACGGGTGGAGGAGCAGCGGCCCGGCGTCATCCGGGTGTGGCTGGAGATCGACGGGGTGCGGCGGGCGGAGGCGTCGGTCCGGGTGCGGGTGCTGGCGGCGCGGCAGTGGTCGGCCAGTCCGCTCGCGCTCGGGCTGGAGATGCTGGCGGCCCACGTGATGCCCAACCACCCGGCGGTCGTGGAGCTGATGGGGCACGTCGCCGACCGGTTGCTGGTCACGACCGGCAGCCCGTCGCTCCAGGGCTACCAGGCGGGCCCGGACCGGGTCGACGACATCGCGCGCGCCGTGTTCGACGTGCTGCGGACGCGGGGGATCCGCTACAGCGGACCACCCGCGAGCTGGGCCGACGACGGCCAGAAGGTCCGCACGCCGGGAGAGGTGCTGGAGGACCGCGTCGGCACGTGCCTCGACCTGGTGGTCGTGGCCGCGGCGGTGTTGGAGCAGGCCGGGCTCGGCCCGCTGCTGTGGCTGGTCGAGGGGCACGCCTTCCTCGGGTACTGGCGCGAGGAGTCCTCGCTCGACGGTGCCGCGCAGACCGACGTGGCCGACGTGGTGAACCTGGTCGACCTCGGGCGGATCCGGCTGGTGGAGACGACGCTGGTCACCGTCCGCGCGGACTCGCCGCCGTTCCGGGACAGCCACCGCCCGCCCTACGACGCGTACCTGACCGGGGACCTGGACCAGGTGCTCGGGGTGGTCGACGTGCGCCAGGCCCGGCGGGACCGGGTGGTGCCGCTGCCCGCGCGCACCACGGACGCCGAGGGCAACGCCGTGATCAGCTTCTACACGCCCACCGCCAGTTTCTGGCCGGAGGTGGCGAGCGTGGCCCGGTCGGGCTCCGGACCCAGGCACGCGGTGGCGGCGCCCGCGCGGGTGGCGCGGTGGAAGAACGCGCTGCTGGACCTGAGCCTGCGCAACCGGCTGGTCAACTTCACCGCGGGCGCGGGACTCCCGCTGGTGGTGCCGGGCGAGCGGCTGGGCGCGCTGGAGGACGTCCTGCACGAGGGCGCCGCGGTGGCGCTGCGGGCGTCCGACGAGGTGACGGCCGTGGACCGCGAGCGCGGGATCAGGGCGGGACGGGACCTGCCCGCGGAACAGTTGGTGGACCTGCTGGTGAACCGCCGCACGGTCTACGCGGACGTGGCGGAGGCGGCTTACCGGACGCGGTTGCGCGGGGTGGCGCACAAGGCCAGGACGGTGCTGGAGGAGACCGGGGCGAACAACCTGCACCTGGCGCTGGGGTCGCTGGTGTGGGAACTCGACGGGCGGCCCCTGCGGTCGCCGCTGGTGCTGGTCCCGGTGGTGCTGGCGCCGTCGGGCCGCGGTGGCCGCTACCAGCTGCGGCTGGACGAGGCCGGGTCCTCCACGCCCAACTACTGCCTGGTCGAGAAGCTGCGCCAGGTGCACGGCCTGGAGATCCCCGGTCTGGCCGAGCCGGTCCTCGACGACGCCGGGATCGACCTGGACGCGGCGTTCCGGGCGACCCGCGAGGCGATCGCGGAGCGGGGGCTGCCGTTCCGGGTGGAGCCCACGGCGGACCTGGCGGTGCTGCAGTTCGCGAAGTTCCGGCTGTGGAAGGACCTGGACGAGAACTGGTCGGCGTTCACGGCCAACCCGCTGGTGGACCACCTGGTCCGGTCGCCGGCGGACGCGTTCGTCGACCCGGTGGCGACCTCGGCGGTGCACGACCTGGAGGAACTGGCCGAGAAGTGCCCGGTCCCGGCGGACGCCTCGCAGCTCAAGGCCGTCGCGGAGGCGGTGGCCGGGCGGACGTTCGTGCTGGAGGGGCCGCCGGGCACGGGCAAGTCGCAGACGATCACGAACCTGCTGGTCCGCGCGGTGGCAGAGGGCAAGAAGGTGCTGTTCGTCGCGGAGAAGCGGGCCGCGCTGGACGTCGTGCGGCGGCGGCTGGACGAGGTGGGCATGGGACCGCTGTGCCTGGACCTGCACGACAAGGGCAGCAGCCCGGCGGCGGTGCGGGAGCAGGTGCGCCGCGCGCTGGAGCACGTGGTGGTCTCCGACCCGCCGGGGCTGGCCGCGCGGCTGGACGAGCTGCGGTCGGCGCGCCGGGCGCTGACCAGGTACGCCTACCAGCTGCACGACCGCAACCCGGTCGGGTTGTCGCTGTACTCGGCGCGCGACGCGGTGCTGGCCATCGGCGAGGGGGTCGAGGCCATGCCGGTGTCGTCGGCGTTCCTGGCGACGGCGTCGTCGGACACCGCGACCCGGATGCGCAAGGTCCTCGCCGACCTGCCCGACGTGGCCCACCGGGTCCGGCCCCGCCCGGACCACCCGTGGGCGTTCGTCGACGACTTCCGGCAGCCGGTGGTGGCCGACGTGCTGCCCGCGGCCCGGCGGGCGGACGCGGCGCTGCGGGCGCTGCCGCGGCACGACGTGGTCAAGGCCGTGCGCGAGCCGGAGGATCTGCGGTCCCTGGCCGCGCTGCTGACCGACCGGACGCCGCTGGGTGTGCTGGACGAGGTGCGCACGACGCGGTGGGCCCAGGCGGTGGACGGGGTGCGGCGGCGGGTCGCGGAGTTCGCGGTGCTGGCCCATCCGGGGCTGGACGTGGTGACGCCGCTGGTGCTGGACCTGCCGGTGGGCGAGGTGCACGCGGCGGCCCGCGAGGCGGCGGCGACGGGGTTCTGGGGTCGGCGCAAGCGGCTGGCCGCCGTCCGGGACCGGTTGGCGGCGGTGCTGCGACCGGGCGCGAAGGTGGCGCCCAAGCGCGTGGTCGAGCTGACCGGTGAGCTGGTGGCGCTGCGCGAGGGCGTCGACCGGCTGGCGGTCGCGGTGCGGCAGGTGCCCGGCCTGGTGCTGCCCGCCGGGTGGAACCCGCTGACCGCCGAGGGGCGGGAGCACCTGGTGCGGCGGGTGGAGTGGCTGCGGTGGGCCGGGTCCGTGGTGGATCCGGCGGACCCGGTGCGCGGCCGGTTCGCCGGACCGCTGCGGGCGTTCCTGGCCACCGGCGCGGTGCTGGACCCGGCGCCGGTGGTCGCGGCCGCGGCCGCCGTGGACGACTTCGCCAGGGCCTGCCGGGTCGGCGCGGGTGACATCGGCAAGTGGGCGGGCGAACCGGGTCTGGTGGCCACGTGGGTCGCGGGCGCGGTGGAGCGGCAGCTCGGAGACGACCGGCTCGGGTCGCTGCACCGGTGGCTCGCGCTGCTCGCGCACGTGGAGCCGCTGCGCGACGAGCACCTGGACGACGCCCGGTCGCGGGTGCTGCGGGGCGAGGTGGACCCCGACGAGGCGGTGCGGTCGTTCGAGCTGGGGCTGGCCGAGGCGTCGGTGCGGGAACGCGGCGGGGTCGCCGGGATGCGGTCGTTCGACCCGGCGGCGCACGAGCGGGCCATCGCCCGGTTCGTGTCGGTGTCGGGGATGGTGCGGGAGCACCTGCGCACGGCGCTGCCGCGGCAGGTCGTGCGCGGCCGGGAGTTCGACCCGGCGGCCACCGGCGGGCGGGTCGGGCTGCTGCGGCGGCAGCTCAACCGGCAGCGCGGCGGGCTCCGGGTGCGGGAGCTGATGATCCAGTTCGGGGACCTGGTCACCGGGGCGCTGCCGTGCGTGCTGGTGAGCCCGGACTCGGTGGCGCGGTTCTTCCCGGCCACGGCGGGCCAGTTCGACATCGTGGTCTTCGACGAGGCGTCGCAGGTGCGCGTGGCCGACGCGATCGGCGCGATGGGTCGGGCGAAGTCCGTGGTGGTCGTGGGCGACAGCAGGCAGATGCCGCCCACGTCCTTCGCGGAGAGCGCCTTCGACCAGGAAGCGCCGGGCGACGCCGTGGAGGACGAGGAGTCGATCCTCACCGAGTGCGTGCAGGCGCGGGTGCCCAGGCAGCGGCTGACGTGGCACTACCGCAGCCAGGACGAGTCGCTCATCGCGTTCAGCAACCACCACTACTACGACGGCTCGCTGGCGTCGTTCCCCGCGCCGGGCGCCCGCCCGGACCGCGGGGTGTCGCTGGTGCGGGTCGACGGGACGTTCCACCGCTCCGGGCAGGACGGGCCGCTGCGGACCAACCCGGTCGAGGCGGCCGCCGTCGTCGCCGAGATCCGACGGCGCTTCGACGCCTCGCCCGCCACGGTCCCGTCCATCGGCGTGGTGACGTTCAACCAGCAGCAGCGGACCTTCGTGGAAGGCCTGCTGCGCGACAGCGGCGACCCGCGGATCGTCGAGGCGCTGGACTCCGACACCGAGGGCCTGTTCGTGAAGAACCTGGAGAACGTCCAGGGCGACGAGCGCGACGTGGTGCTGTTCTCCACGGCGTTCGGCGTGAACAAGCGGGGCGTGCTGCCGCTGAACTTCGGCCCGCTCAACCGGGCGGGCGGGGAACGGCGGCTCAACGTGGCCGTGACCCGCGCCCGGCGGCAGGTCGTGGTGTTCTGCAGCTTCGACCCCGACCGGTTGCGCGCCGAGGAGACCTCCTCGGTCGGTGTGCGCCACCTGCGCACCTACCTCGACATGGCCGCCGGGATCGCGCTGCCCGCGTCCTCGCGGTGGCGCGCGGTGGTGGACCGCCACCGCGACGAGGTCGCCTCCGCACTGCGCGCGGCGGGTCTGGCGGTGACCACCGACCTCGGTTCGTCGGAGTTCAGGGTGGACCTCGCCCTCGCCGATCCGGCCACGCCCGACGTGCCCGTGGTGGCCGTCCTGCTGGACGGGCCGGGCTGGGCGTCGCGCTTGACCGCCCGCGACCGCGACGGGCTGCCGGTGGAGGTGCTGGAAGGCAGGCTCGGCTGGCCCGCGGTGCGCCGGGTGTGGCTGCCCGACTGGCTGGACGAGCCGGGAGCCGTCGTGGCCCGCCTGGTCACGGCCGTGCGGGAGCCCCTGGCCGTGGCCGAGCCGGTCCGGGAGCCACCGGTGCCCGCGACCGTCCCGGTGTCGGTCGGCGTCGGCGTGGCGGTGCCCGACCACGCGTCGGTGTTCGTGCCGTGGGCCGCGCGGGTCGTCGGGCCGGTCGCCGTCCTGGACGCGCTGCCGGGGTCCGCCGCGCCGGTGGCGGCCGTGGTGGCCGAGGTGGTCCGGGTCGAGGGACCGGTGCACGTCGACCGGCTGGTGCGGCTGGTGGCGGGCGCGTTCGGCCTGGCCCGCGTGGCGGAGACCCGGCGCGCGGCGATCCTGGAGGTCGTCGGCGGGCTGGTCGTCGAGCACGACGTGGTGTGGCCCGCCGGGATGCGACCGGGGGAGTGGAGCGGCTTCCGGCGGACGCCCGAGGGGGTGGAGCGGCCGTTCGAGCACGTGCCGGTGCGGGAGGTGGTCAACGCGCTGGTGTCGGTGGCGCGCGGGGCGGGCGGGATGCCCGTGGCGGAGCTGCGGCGTGAGGTCCTGGGCATCTTCGGCGGCCGCCGGGTCACCGCGGGCGTGGGGTCGAGGCTGGACGCGGCGGTGGAGTTCGGGGTGCGGCTCGGCCGGTTGCGGGTGGACCCGGACGACACCGTGGTCGCCGTGCAGCCGACCTGA
- a CDS encoding PspC domain-containing protein produces the protein MTSTLTRPQHKKVIAGVCAGLADRFGMKPNTMRLIFVLSCLLPGPQFVVYLVLWVMMPKAGY, from the coding sequence ATGACTTCCACGTTGACGAGGCCCCAGCACAAAAAGGTGATCGCCGGTGTGTGCGCCGGCCTGGCCGACCGCTTCGGCATGAAGCCCAACACGATGCGCTTGATCTTCGTGTTGTCCTGCCTGCTCCCCGGCCCCCAGTTCGTCGTGTACCTGGTCCTCTGGGTGATGATGCCCAAGGCCGGTTACTGA
- a CDS encoding protein kinase domain-containing protein, which translates to MILDQADLLAGRYRLLDRIGSGGMGVVWSADDHLLRRQVAIKEVHPDHEERMRHEAQVGAKVCHPNVVTVYDLVYEDDKPWLVMRLVRSRSLSAVLADDGTMSPRQAAAMGRQVLAGLAAIHAQGVVHCDVKPGNVLLDERDDAHLTDFGIAADTGTRMVGTLFGAPSYIAPERARGLPMGPASDLWSLGATLYAAVEGRPPVDRGDPVATVTAIVTERPEPPTHAAELRPVIDRLLAADPADRPEVDELDRLLRRISDGSRPVIISRPTPEPASLSSDLLDATSADIPSPVAPDATPTRQVGYPTPARRHARRASLALLGLSVTAAAAAFWFVGGSPAPATPNAPTSVVNPPAAAPEAAVGPMSEVPSFAPVAQAPAQAPAQAPARAPEAFSAPITTSVSTPESTAPQVTSTEAPPAPTTTEAPPTSEAPGTTVETPSDEPVTTPPNGPSEVEPLG; encoded by the coding sequence GTGATCCTTGACCAGGCGGATCTGCTGGCAGGCAGGTACAGGCTGCTCGACCGAATCGGGTCGGGCGGCATGGGTGTCGTGTGGTCCGCCGACGACCACCTGCTGCGCAGACAGGTGGCCATCAAGGAGGTCCACCCCGACCACGAGGAGCGGATGCGGCACGAGGCGCAGGTCGGCGCGAAGGTGTGCCACCCCAACGTCGTGACCGTGTACGACCTGGTCTACGAGGACGACAAGCCCTGGCTGGTGATGCGGCTGGTGCGGTCGCGGTCTCTCTCGGCGGTGCTCGCCGACGACGGGACCATGTCGCCGCGGCAGGCCGCCGCCATGGGACGGCAGGTGCTCGCCGGACTCGCGGCGATCCACGCCCAAGGGGTCGTGCACTGCGACGTCAAGCCCGGCAACGTGCTGCTCGACGAGCGCGACGACGCCCACCTGACCGACTTCGGCATCGCCGCCGACACCGGGACGAGGATGGTCGGCACGCTGTTCGGCGCGCCCTCCTACATCGCCCCGGAACGGGCCCGCGGGCTGCCGATGGGCCCGGCCTCGGACCTGTGGTCGCTGGGCGCGACCCTCTACGCGGCGGTCGAGGGCAGGCCCCCGGTGGATCGGGGCGACCCGGTGGCCACCGTGACCGCGATCGTCACCGAACGCCCCGAGCCCCCGACCCACGCCGCGGAACTGCGCCCGGTGATCGACCGGCTGCTGGCCGCCGACCCCGCGGACCGCCCCGAGGTGGACGAACTCGACCGGCTCCTGCGGCGGATCTCCGACGGCTCCAGGCCCGTGATCATCTCCAGGCCCACCCCCGAGCCCGCCAGTCTCTCCAGCGACCTCCTGGACGCCACCTCGGCCGACATCCCGAGCCCCGTCGCACCCGACGCCACCCCGACCCGCCAGGTCGGGTACCCCACCCCGGCCCGCCGCCACGCCCGCCGGGCCTCGCTCGCCCTGCTCGGCCTGTCGGTGACCGCGGCCGCCGCGGCGTTCTGGTTCGTCGGCGGCTCCCCCGCCCCCGCCACCCCGAACGCGCCGACATCGGTCGTCAACCCGCCCGCCGCCGCACCGGAGGCCGCGGTCGGCCCGATGTCGGAGGTGCCGTCGTTCGCCCCGGTCGCCCAGGCACCTGCACAGGCACCTGCACAGGCACCCGCACGAGCACCGGAGGCGTTCAGCGCTCCGATCACCACGTCGGTCAGCACCCCCGAGTCGACGGCACCCCAGGTGACCAGCACCGAGGCACCCCCGGCGCCCACCACGACCGAGGCACCGCCGACGTCAGAGGCACCGGGAACGACGGTCGAGACGCCCTCCGACGAGCCCGTGACAACCCCGCCGAACGGACCGTCCGAGGTCGAACCACTAGGGTGA
- a CDS encoding RNA polymerase-binding protein RbpA, which produces MADRVLRGSRLGAVSYETDRNHDLAPRRVARFACPKGHDFEVPFSDDAELPPTWECRLHGTESKIIDGVEPEAKKIKPPRTHWDMLLERRTIPELEELLDERLEELRGRRTRTA; this is translated from the coding sequence ATGGCCGACCGCGTTCTACGTGGCAGCCGGCTCGGAGCAGTCAGCTACGAGACGGACCGCAACCACGACCTAGCCCCGCGCCGCGTCGCGAGGTTCGCCTGCCCCAAGGGGCATGACTTCGAGGTTCCGTTCTCCGACGACGCCGAACTGCCTCCGACCTGGGAATGCCGCCTCCACGGCACCGAGTCGAAGATCATCGACGGAGTCGAGCCGGAGGCCAAGAAGATCAAGCCGCCGCGCACCCACTGGGACATGCTGCTGGAGCGCCGGACCATCCCGGAGCTCGAGGAGCTGCTCGACGAGCGGCTCGAAGAGCTGCGTGGACGGCGTACCCGAACCGCCTGA
- a CDS encoding thymidine kinase, translating to MEAPPSSQDPTDALSAVPVAGSRGSAPVVGHLKFYFGPMDCGKSTLALQIDHNNSRQGRRGLLLVRHDRSGKPQISSRIGIAHEAVEVSDDDLRLLVRAQWALGQRVDYLIVDEAQFLSPVQVEQLAELADEVQVDIYCFGLATDFRGEMFPGSRRLFELADDLQAIQVEVLCWCGLQGRFNARVRAGRVIRAGDTVMVADTEQMRPDTERGSVPEHTETTVRYQVLCRRHFRLGDLGPNVAQSGQLRLA from the coding sequence GTGGAAGCGCCCCCGTCATCCCAAGACCCCACCGATGCCCTGTCAGCGGTCCCCGTAGCCGGTTCGCGCGGCTCCGCGCCCGTGGTCGGGCACCTGAAGTTCTACTTCGGGCCGATGGACTGCGGGAAGTCGACGCTGGCGCTGCAGATCGACCACAACAACTCCCGCCAGGGCCGCCGCGGCCTCCTGCTGGTGCGCCACGACCGCTCCGGCAAGCCGCAGATCTCCAGCCGCATAGGGATCGCCCACGAGGCCGTCGAGGTCTCCGACGACGATCTGAGGCTGCTGGTGCGGGCGCAGTGGGCACTGGGGCAGAGGGTGGATTACCTCATCGTGGACGAGGCCCAGTTCCTGTCACCCGTTCAGGTGGAACAGTTGGCGGAGCTGGCGGACGAGGTCCAGGTCGACATCTACTGCTTCGGGCTCGCCACGGACTTCCGCGGTGAGATGTTCCCCGGCTCGCGCAGGCTGTTCGAGCTGGCAGACGACCTGCAGGCCATCCAGGTGGAGGTCCTGTGCTGGTGCGGTCTCCAGGGCCGGTTCAACGCCAGGGTGCGGGCGGGCCGGGTAATTCGAGCGGGTGACACGGTGATGGTCGCGGACACGGAGCAGATGCGACCTGACACGGAGCGTGGCAGTGTTCCGGAACACACCGAAACTACTGTCCGCTATCAAGTCCTCTGCAGGCGTCACTTCCGACTGGGCGACCTAGGGCCGAACGTAGCCCAAAGTGGTCAGCTTAGGCTGGCGTAA